The following proteins come from a genomic window of Phnomibacter ginsenosidimutans:
- a CDS encoding glycoside hydrolase family 95 protein encodes MQKNNVTRTIGWLFVLMLQSAVFTPAIAQSSLQLLYDKPAQKWTEALPVGNGQLGAMVFGGIEHELLQLNEATLWSGGPINPNPNPASASYLPKVREALFAGKYEEANRLVKKMQGLYSESYMPMGDVHIEQDLGLATVTDYQRTLKLADAMAITSFTANGVQYKREVFASAAHRNLIVRITASKQGQLNLRIRASSLMRIQPVAMAAQQMLLIKGKAPAHVDPNYFRVNKEPVIQNDTNGCRGMRFAMGIQVALQDGSLEIDTSGLQVSNGTTVTLHISAATSFNGFDKCPDSEGKDELALMQQYLNVTKALPYFQLRSKHSEAFQHYFNRVTMWLNEEKDAMVAVPTDQRLEAYTKGANDPGLEVLYFQYGRYLLISSSQTPNVPANLQGIWNKELRAPWSSNYTTNINVQMNYWPAEATNLAEMHQPLLGFLNKLAVTGAVTAKNFYNINSGWVVNHNSDIWALSNPVGDTGKGDPKWANWAMGANWLSRHAWEHYQFTGNKKFLKDTAYPLMKGAAQFTLQWLIPDANGRLVTAPSTSPENDYYYDGNKKTGMTIASTMDMSIIKDLFDNLIAAQQVLQSDKAFIDSVQQAKALLHPFQIGSKGQLQEWYNDVVDVDPEHRHVSHLYALYPAKLISATRTPALAAAAKQTLLMRGDGGTGWSLGWKVNFWARLLDGDHAYKLYRNLMRLVREDGIVMSGGGIYPNMFDAHPPFQIDGNFAGTAGVSEMLLQSQDNELHLLPALPTAWHSGHVSGLVGRGNFVVSLTWQNNALQRAGIQSRNGGVCVVRSAAPLLVNGMAVAAEKTAIGYVMRFNTQAGKYYLLTQKP; translated from the coding sequence ATGCAAAAAAATAACGTTACCCGTACCATAGGTTGGCTATTTGTGCTAATGCTGCAAAGCGCTGTGTTTACTCCGGCCATTGCACAATCATCTTTACAATTGCTATACGATAAGCCAGCCCAAAAATGGACAGAAGCTTTGCCTGTAGGCAACGGTCAGTTAGGCGCCATGGTATTTGGAGGCATCGAACATGAATTGCTGCAGCTGAATGAAGCTACGTTGTGGAGTGGTGGTCCTATCAATCCCAATCCCAATCCGGCTTCGGCTTCATATTTACCCAAAGTAAGAGAAGCATTGTTTGCGGGTAAATATGAAGAGGCCAACCGCCTGGTAAAAAAGATGCAGGGCCTGTATTCGGAAAGCTACATGCCCATGGGCGATGTGCACATTGAGCAAGACTTGGGCCTTGCAACAGTAACCGATTATCAACGCACATTGAAGTTGGCTGATGCCATGGCCATTACTTCTTTCACTGCCAATGGAGTGCAGTACAAACGAGAAGTATTTGCTTCTGCAGCGCATCGAAATTTGATTGTACGCATCACGGCCAGCAAACAGGGGCAATTGAATCTGCGCATTCGTGCATCTAGCCTGATGCGGATACAGCCGGTAGCAATGGCCGCTCAGCAAATGCTGCTCATCAAAGGCAAAGCGCCGGCACATGTTGATCCGAATTATTTCCGTGTCAATAAAGAACCTGTGATTCAGAATGATACCAATGGTTGCCGGGGCATGCGTTTTGCCATGGGTATACAGGTAGCCTTGCAAGATGGTAGCCTAGAGATAGATACCAGCGGCCTGCAAGTAAGCAATGGCACAACTGTGACGTTGCACATTTCAGCAGCCACCAGTTTTAATGGCTTTGATAAATGCCCTGATAGTGAGGGAAAAGATGAGTTGGCTTTGATGCAGCAATACCTGAACGTGACAAAAGCGTTGCCTTACTTTCAGTTGCGTAGCAAACACAGCGAGGCATTTCAACATTATTTCAACCGGGTAACCATGTGGTTGAATGAAGAGAAGGATGCCATGGTTGCTGTGCCTACGGATCAGCGATTGGAAGCCTACACGAAAGGTGCCAACGACCCCGGTTTGGAAGTGCTCTATTTTCAGTATGGTCGCTACCTGCTCATCAGTAGTTCGCAAACGCCCAATGTGCCGGCGAATTTGCAAGGCATTTGGAACAAAGAGCTGCGGGCACCGTGGAGTTCCAACTATACCACAAACATCAACGTGCAAATGAACTACTGGCCGGCAGAGGCTACGAATCTTGCTGAAATGCACCAACCGTTATTAGGGTTTTTAAACAAGCTGGCGGTTACAGGTGCAGTTACGGCGAAGAACTTTTACAACATCAACAGTGGTTGGGTAGTCAATCACAACTCAGATATTTGGGCGCTGAGCAATCCGGTAGGCGATACCGGCAAAGGCGATCCTAAATGGGCCAACTGGGCCATGGGGGCTAACTGGCTCAGCCGGCATGCGTGGGAACATTATCAGTTTACAGGCAACAAAAAGTTCTTGAAAGACACTGCCTATCCATTAATGAAAGGCGCTGCCCAGTTCACACTGCAATGGTTGATACCCGATGCCAATGGCCGATTGGTAACAGCACCATCTACTTCGCCGGAAAACGACTATTACTATGATGGCAACAAAAAAACAGGCATGACCATTGCCTCTACCATGGATATGTCCATCATCAAAGATTTGTTTGACAACCTGATTGCAGCGCAACAAGTGTTGCAATCAGACAAAGCTTTTATTGATTCTGTACAACAAGCAAAAGCATTATTGCATCCATTTCAAATTGGTAGCAAAGGCCAATTGCAGGAGTGGTACAACGATGTTGTGGATGTAGACCCCGAACACAGGCATGTCTCGCATTTGTATGCTCTGTATCCTGCAAAATTGATTTCAGCAACCCGAACACCAGCCTTAGCCGCTGCGGCGAAGCAAACACTGCTGATGCGTGGTGATGGTGGCACAGGATGGAGCCTTGGTTGGAAAGTAAATTTTTGGGCACGACTACTGGATGGCGATCATGCATACAAACTGTACCGCAACCTGATGCGATTGGTGCGGGAGGATGGTATTGTGATGTCTGGTGGAGGTATTTATCCTAACATGTTTGATGCGCATCCGCCTTTTCAAATTGATGGCAATTTTGCCGGTACCGCAGGTGTTTCAGAAATGCTGCTGCAAAGCCAGGATAACGAATTGCATTTGCTGCCGGCATTGCCCACTGCCTGGCATAGCGGGCATGTAAGTGGCCTGGTAGGCCGGGGTAATTTTGTAGTGTCGCTTACTTGGCAAAACAATGCTTTGCAAAGAGCAGGCATACAATCCCGCAACGGTGGCGTATGTGTGGTACGTAGTGCTGCACCACTATTGGTAAATGGTATGGCAGTAGCGGCAGAAAAAACAGCCATTGGCTATGTGATGCGTTTCAACACACAAGCAGGTAAATATTACTTACTGACACAAAAGCCTTAA
- a CDS encoding 4Fe-4S binding protein, translated as MNLKQYFADIFNGVKSLATGMKVTGGYFLRHHKEKITEQYPDNRDTLVLAERFRGEVVMLHDENNEHACTGCTACELACPNGTIKVITKFDMTPEGKKKKAVDTFIYHLELCTMCNLCVEACPTGAISMANTFEHSVFDRSTLTKQLNKPGSKIRAGVE; from the coding sequence ATGAACCTCAAACAATACTTCGCGGATATTTTCAACGGTGTGAAGTCGCTGGCGACCGGCATGAAAGTGACCGGTGGTTATTTTCTGCGGCACCACAAAGAAAAAATTACCGAGCAATACCCCGACAACCGCGACACGCTGGTATTGGCCGAACGCTTTCGTGGTGAAGTAGTGATGCTGCACGACGAAAACAACGAACATGCCTGCACCGGTTGCACCGCCTGCGAACTGGCCTGCCCCAACGGCACTATCAAAGTCATCACCAAGTTTGACATGACGCCCGAAGGCAAAAAGAAAAAAGCAGTAGACACCTTCATCTATCACCTGGAGCTCTGCACCATGTGCAACCTCTGTGTAGAAGCTTGTCCTACCGGCGCCATTAGCATGGCCAACACATTTGAGCATAGTGTATTCGACAGAAGTACGCTGACTAAACAATTGAATAAACCCGGCTCCAAAATCAGGGCAGGTGTAGAATAA
- a CDS encoding NADH-quinone oxidoreductase subunit J family protein: MDISTIIFYLIAAFILGMALLAVTAKQIFRSAIWLLFTLIGIASLYFWMEVEFIAAVQIVVYVGGIVVLIIFSIFLTQQSATDMPSPKLTRKIAAAIACVLGLTLSGLLVHEYGFSKTEAPFDNEVSRIGTAMLNTGSDGFALPFEAVSILLLAAMVGAIVIAMKESEKSE, translated from the coding sequence ATGGATATTTCAACCATCATATTTTACCTGATTGCGGCCTTCATACTGGGCATGGCCCTGCTGGCCGTTACGGCAAAACAAATTTTCCGCTCCGCCATCTGGCTGCTGTTTACCCTTATTGGCATTGCCTCTTTGTACTTCTGGATGGAAGTAGAATTCATTGCGGCTGTGCAAATAGTGGTGTACGTAGGCGGCATTGTAGTGCTCATCATCTTCAGCATTTTCCTGACGCAGCAATCGGCCACCGATATGCCATCGCCCAAGCTCACCCGCAAAATTGCTGCGGCCATTGCGTGTGTGCTGGGCCTTACCCTCAGTGGTTTACTGGTGCATGAATATGGCTTCAGCAAAACAGAGGCACCTTTTGACAATGAAGTGAGCCGCATTGGTACGGCCATGCTCAACACCGGTTCGGATGGCTTTGCGTTGCCATTTGAAGCTGTGAGCATTTTGCTGCTGGCCGCTATGGTTGGGGCTATTGTGATAGCGATGAAGGAGAGTGAGAAGAGTGAGTGA
- a CDS encoding NADH-quinone oxidoreductase subunit N encodes MVQDFFLLMRSELMLILIIFGLLFLKLGNARLKNETVMNMVNAVLIATLAMGFLVKDTGMIFGNMFHTTDLIRLEKNILTLGTLIISLQSYQWLKAHKHAMEFYLLLISTLLGMFFMLSSANLLMFYLGLELSTIPLAAMVNFDLHKKQSSEAAFKMIVSSAFSSALLLFGISWMYGIVGSVSYSAIAAAVTGSPLEIFAFVMILAGFGFKISAVPFHLWTADVYEGAPIPVTSYLSVISKGAILFVFITVLYSVFRSMGDTWYYMLYILSVATMLIGNLFAMRQQNMKRFLAFSSIAQVGFILLGISGQSVASSTSLIFFVLIYIFSNLAAFGVVSLVSSAYDKEKVDDYKGFYQTNPLLAWTLAIALFSLAGIPPTAGFFGKFFLILAGAAKGNWLLITIAALNMIISLYYYQRVVKAMFMDHNAAPLEKINTPLSPKIALIICIAGILITGLYSGAYEYIYQLVS; translated from the coding sequence ATGGTACAAGATTTTTTCCTATTGATGCGTTCTGAGCTGATGCTCATCCTCATCATTTTTGGGTTGCTCTTTTTGAAACTGGGCAATGCCCGTTTGAAAAATGAAACAGTGATGAACATGGTGAATGCAGTATTGATAGCCACGCTGGCCATGGGCTTTTTGGTGAAGGATACCGGCATGATTTTCGGCAACATGTTTCATACCACCGACTTAATCCGGCTGGAAAAAAACATCCTGACACTCGGCACCCTCATCATCTCATTGCAGAGTTATCAGTGGTTGAAGGCGCACAAACATGCCATGGAATTTTACCTCTTGCTCATCAGCACTTTGCTGGGTATGTTCTTCATGTTGTCGAGTGCCAACCTGCTCATGTTCTACCTCGGTTTAGAGCTGAGCACCATTCCATTGGCAGCCATGGTCAATTTCGATTTGCACAAGAAACAATCGAGTGAAGCAGCGTTCAAAATGATTGTGTCATCTGCCTTCTCTTCTGCGTTGTTGCTCTTTGGTATTTCGTGGATGTACGGCATCGTGGGCAGTGTTAGCTATTCTGCTATTGCAGCCGCTGTAACCGGTAGCCCACTGGAAATATTCGCATTCGTGATGATACTCGCAGGTTTTGGTTTCAAAATTTCTGCGGTACCGTTTCACCTGTGGACGGCTGATGTGTACGAAGGTGCTCCCATCCCAGTTACGTCTTACCTGAGTGTAATTTCTAAAGGTGCTATTTTGTTTGTGTTCATCACCGTGTTGTACAGTGTATTCCGCAGCATGGGCGATACCTGGTATTACATGCTGTACATCTTGTCTGTAGCTACCATGCTCATCGGCAACCTGTTTGCCATGCGTCAGCAAAACATGAAACGCTTCCTTGCTTTTTCTTCCATTGCACAGGTTGGTTTTATACTGCTGGGCATAAGCGGACAAAGCGTTGCCAGCAGTACATCGTTGATCTTTTTTGTACTTATTTACATCTTCAGCAATCTGGCTGCGTTTGGTGTGGTATCGCTGGTAAGCAGCGCCTACGACAAAGAGAAAGTGGATGATTACAAAGGCTTCTACCAAACCAATCCGCTGCTGGCATGGACACTGGCCATTGCGTTGTTTTCACTGGCGGGTATTCCACCTACGGCTGGTTTCTTTGGTAAGTTCTTTTTGATTCTGGCTGGTGCGGCCAAAGGCAACTGGTTGCTCATTACCATTGCTGCGCTGAACATGATTATTTCTTTGTACTACTACCAGCGGGTGGTAAAAGCCATGTTCATGGATCACAATGCTGCGCCGTTGGAAAAAATCAATACACCATTGTCACCCAAAATTGCACTCATCATTTGCATCGCTGGCATTTTAATAACAGGCTTGTACAGTGGCGCCTACGAGTACATTTATCAACTGGTTTCGTAA
- a CDS encoding Tll0287-like domain-containing protein, translating into MKKWAIIPLLFAAIGYQSCLEETPIAEQQQYLQRGDSIATATFDTLRNSLLQAMETKGIAGAVRFCNVQALPITSSLAKDGITIQRVAERFRNPANALDSADSKQWQLFAQLKARGDSLTSVVQETETAFVFYKPIIMNPLCGNCHGNKAMGMQPEVLAVIDSLYPKDKALGFVKGDIRGLWKITFPKPFTD; encoded by the coding sequence ATGAAAAAATGGGCCATCATTCCATTGTTGTTTGCAGCCATTGGCTACCAAAGTTGCCTTGAAGAAACACCCATAGCAGAGCAGCAGCAGTATTTGCAACGTGGCGATAGTATTGCTACTGCTACGTTTGATACGCTCCGTAACTCGTTACTGCAAGCCATGGAAACCAAAGGCATTGCAGGGGCCGTTCGGTTTTGTAACGTGCAGGCATTGCCCATCACTTCATCGCTGGCCAAAGATGGTATTACCATTCAAAGAGTGGCAGAACGATTTCGCAATCCGGCAAATGCATTAGACAGTGCAGACAGCAAACAATGGCAACTATTTGCGCAGCTAAAAGCCAGAGGCGATAGCCTTACCAGCGTAGTACAGGAAACGGAAACTGCGTTTGTTTTTTACAAACCCATCATTATGAATCCGCTCTGTGGCAATTGCCACGGCAATAAAGCCATGGGCATGCAACCCGAAGTGTTGGCCGTTATCGACTCACTGTATCCAAAAGATAAAGCCCTTGGATTTGTGAAAGGTGATATCCGCGGACTTTGGAAAATTACCTTCCCAAAACCTTTTACCGATTAA
- a CDS encoding NADH-quinone oxidoreductase subunit L yields the protein MNYALLSALLLLLPLASFVVLGIWGRSIFRKASGMIGTAVLGTIAALSVYIACQYFLVDGQLNGTYQPIIALQAEWLKFGYKELSIDIGILLDPISVMMLVVITVVSLMVHIFSLGYMKDEERYSTYFAFLSLFTFSMLGLVISVNIFQIYMFWELVGVSSYLLIGFFFTKPSAVAASKKAFIVTRFADLGFLIGILILGIQTGTLDFSTIIDRLSNPQSEAFISMTSAGFLGLSTLTWALILVFMGGAGKSAMFPLHIWLPDAMEGPTPVSALIHAATMVVAGVYLVARLFPVFHLDEIAMSVVAWVGATSALFAAIIATTQTDIKRVLAYSTMSQIGYMMFSLGVSGYGGEAGLGFTASMFHLFTHAFFKSLLFLGAGAVIHYVHSNDMTDMGGLRKHMPVTHATFLLACLAIAGVPPLSGFFSKEEILLAAYEGNKAIYFIALFTAGLTAFYMFRLYFMIFWQKKNTTKHIMAKAR from the coding sequence ATGAATTACGCATTACTTTCTGCCCTGCTGTTGCTGCTGCCACTGGCCAGCTTTGTGGTACTGGGCATTTGGGGACGCAGCATTTTCCGCAAAGCCTCCGGCATGATTGGTACCGCCGTATTGGGCACCATCGCCGCATTGTCGGTGTACATAGCCTGCCAGTATTTTTTGGTAGATGGACAGCTCAATGGCACGTATCAACCCATCATTGCCTTGCAGGCCGAGTGGCTCAAATTTGGCTACAAAGAACTGAGCATCGATATCGGCATCTTACTTGATCCTATATCAGTAATGATGCTCGTAGTGATAACCGTAGTGTCACTCATGGTGCACATCTTCAGCCTTGGCTACATGAAAGATGAAGAACGCTACAGCACCTACTTCGCTTTCTTATCGCTGTTTACTTTCAGCATGCTGGGCTTGGTGATATCGGTGAACATCTTTCAGATTTATATGTTCTGGGAACTGGTGGGTGTGTCTTCTTACCTGCTCATTGGTTTTTTCTTTACCAAACCCAGTGCGGTGGCGGCCAGTAAAAAAGCCTTCATCGTTACCCGCTTTGCCGATCTCGGTTTTCTCATCGGCATTCTCATCCTCGGTATTCAAACCGGCACATTGGATTTTAGCACCATCATCGACCGCTTGAGCAATCCACAAAGCGAAGCATTTATCAGCATGACCAGTGCTGGCTTCCTCGGTTTGTCTACACTTACATGGGCATTGATACTGGTGTTTATGGGTGGTGCCGGTAAGTCGGCCATGTTCCCCTTGCACATTTGGCTGCCCGATGCCATGGAAGGCCCTACACCTGTTTCGGCATTGATACATGCCGCCACCATGGTGGTAGCCGGTGTATACCTCGTAGCCCGTTTGTTCCCCGTGTTTCACCTCGACGAAATAGCCATGAGTGTGGTGGCTTGGGTAGGTGCAACTTCAGCCTTGTTTGCGGCCATCATTGCCACTACGCAAACCGATATCAAAAGGGTACTGGCGTACAGTACCATGTCGCAGATTGGTTACATGATGTTTTCATTAGGTGTATCAGGTTATGGTGGCGAAGCAGGCCTTGGCTTCACGGCTTCCATGTTCCACTTGTTTACACATGCCTTCTTCAAATCATTGTTGTTCCTTGGTGCCGGTGCTGTTATTCACTACGTACACAGCAACGACATGACTGACATGGGCGGTTTGCGTAAACACATGCCCGTTACACATGCTACATTTCTGCTGGCTTGCCTGGCCATTGCGGGTGTGCCGCCGCTGAGTGGTTTCTTCAGCAAAGAAGAAATATTGCTGGCTGCTTACGAAGGCAACAAAGCCATCTACTTTATTGCCTTGTTTACTGCAGGCCTCACCGCCTTCTACATGTTCCGTTTGTACTTCATGATTTTCTGGCAAAAGAAAAACACTACGAAGCACATCATGGCGAAGGCCCGATGA
- a CDS encoding complex I subunit 4 family protein: MNLNWLIVLPVVSALAILPFSQLKQVRSIAAIGATLQLLLSCVLLYVFMQDPASGMSGSLAFESSYAWYKPLHIYHSVGVDGISIAMIMLTAIVVLAGVLISWNMEKMSREFFFLLMLLSAGAYGYFISTDVFTMFFFLELAVVPKFLLIGIWGSGKKEYSATKLVLMLMGASALVFIGLSGLYFNNASGNLSFNMSELAANPLSVEQQKFFFPFAFIGFGVFTALFPFHTWVPDGHSSAPTAASMFLAGISMKLGGYGILRVATTIMPEAAHYYSPYIIVLSAIAILYGSFATMMQTDLKYINAYSSVSHTGFVLFGIGMLTKTAIAGAVIQMVSHGLMTALFFAVIGMVYERTHTRMVDKMGGLLKSIPFISTVFMIAGLTSLGLPGFSGFVAEMMVFIGSWENGGTLHRVATIAATASIVVTAVYILRAIGKVIMGPVEHEAYFEFKDARWNEKSAAIILVAAILVIGITPFLINHLITPGTEAIMNKLVANP; this comes from the coding sequence ATGAATCTTAACTGGCTTATTGTACTACCTGTTGTATCGGCACTGGCCATACTGCCCTTCAGCCAACTGAAGCAGGTGCGCAGCATTGCTGCTATTGGTGCCACACTGCAGCTGTTGCTATCGTGTGTACTGCTCTATGTATTTATGCAAGATCCTGCATCAGGCATGAGTGGTTCACTGGCGTTTGAAAGCAGCTACGCTTGGTACAAACCCCTGCACATTTACCACAGCGTAGGTGTCGATGGCATTTCCATTGCCATGATTATGCTCACCGCCATTGTAGTGCTGGCAGGTGTCCTCATCAGCTGGAATATGGAAAAGATGAGCCGTGAATTTTTCTTCCTCCTCATGCTGCTGAGTGCTGGTGCTTATGGTTACTTTATTTCTACCGATGTATTTACCATGTTCTTCTTTTTAGAACTGGCGGTGGTACCCAAGTTTTTGCTCATCGGCATTTGGGGCAGTGGAAAAAAAGAATACAGTGCCACCAAACTCGTACTCATGCTCATGGGTGCATCGGCCTTGGTGTTTATAGGCTTGTCGGGTTTGTATTTCAACAATGCGAGTGGCAACCTCAGCTTCAACATGAGTGAGCTGGCCGCTAATCCGCTGAGTGTAGAACAACAGAAATTTTTCTTCCCCTTTGCCTTCATTGGCTTTGGTGTATTCACGGCGTTGTTTCCATTTCATACCTGGGTGCCCGATGGTCACAGTAGTGCACCCACCGCAGCCAGTATGTTTTTGGCAGGCATCAGCATGAAGCTGGGAGGCTACGGCATTCTGCGGGTAGCCACTACTATCATGCCCGAAGCAGCACATTATTATTCTCCTTACATCATCGTGTTGTCGGCCATTGCCATTTTGTACGGCTCCTTCGCTACCATGATGCAAACCGATTTGAAATACATCAACGCTTACTCATCCGTAAGTCATACCGGCTTTGTGTTGTTTGGCATTGGCATGCTCACCAAAACGGCCATTGCAGGTGCAGTTATTCAAATGGTATCGCATGGTTTGATGACGGCCCTTTTCTTCGCCGTGATAGGCATGGTATACGAACGAACCCACACCCGCATGGTTGATAAAATGGGGGGCTTACTCAAAAGCATTCCATTCATCTCAACTGTATTTATGATCGCCGGTCTCACTTCTTTAGGCCTCCCGGGCTTCAGTGGATTTGTGGCCGAAATGATGGTGTTTATTGGCAGTTGGGAAAATGGCGGCACCCTGCACAGAGTAGCCACAATTGCTGCGACTGCCTCCATCGTTGTGACCGCCGTGTACATTTTGCGGGCCATTGGCAAAGTCATTATGGGGCCGGTAGAACATGAAGCGTATTTCGAGTTTAAAGATGCCCGTTGGAATGAAAAATCAGCAGCTATCATACTCGTAGCAGCCATACTGGTTATTGGTATCACGCCCTTCCTCATCAATCACCTCATCACACCCGGTACCGAAGCCATCATGAACAAACTCGTTGCCAATCCATAA
- the nuoK gene encoding NADH-quinone oxidoreductase subunit NuoK: MVPVSHILLLSTALFFIGMYGLFTRRNMIALLMSIELMLNSININFVAFNKYLWPGQLDGIFFTIFIITIAAAEAAIAIAIVINLYRSHLSIDVNDAAELKH, encoded by the coding sequence ATGGTACCTGTTTCACATATTTTACTGCTGAGTACGGCCTTGTTTTTTATAGGCATGTACGGCTTGTTTACCCGGCGCAATATGATTGCCTTGCTCATGAGTATCGAACTCATGCTCAACAGCATCAATATCAACTTCGTGGCATTCAACAAATATCTGTGGCCCGGCCAATTGGATGGCATCTTCTTTACCATCTTCATCATCACCATTGCCGCCGCCGAAGCAGCCATTGCCATCGCCATTGTCATCAACCTGTATCGTAGCCACCTGAGCATTGATGTAAACGATGCAGCTGAATTAAAACATTAA
- a CDS encoding dihydroorotate dehydrogenase-like protein encodes MNLSTNYLGLKLESPVVVSACTLSEDISNIVRMEDAGAGAVVMFSLFEEQIRQDAARYDAISQNTSNLFAEASDFFPGIEDYHVGPYEYLEKIRQAKARTSLPIIGSLNGVTNEGWIEYAKLIEEAGADALEVNIFFIPADIHTNAAQVEQRYVDIVKAIRRSVRIPVSVKLSPYFSAIGNMARRLYEEGANGLVLFNRFYQPDFDIQQLKVLPNLQYSEATEIRLPLLWLAILHGRVPVSLAATSGVNSEIEVIKYLLAGADVAMTASTLYRNGIDYITVMNHGIRNWMKAKGFESIQAFKGVMSQQNISDPTAYERANYIKILESKR; translated from the coding sequence ATGAATCTTTCTACCAATTACCTGGGCCTGAAACTGGAATCACCGGTGGTGGTTTCTGCCTGTACGCTGAGCGAAGACATCAGCAATATTGTACGCATGGAAGATGCCGGAGCAGGCGCTGTGGTGATGTTCTCATTGTTTGAAGAACAAATTCGACAGGATGCTGCCCGTTATGATGCCATCTCGCAAAACACCAGCAATCTTTTTGCTGAAGCGTCCGATTTTTTTCCTGGTATTGAAGACTATCATGTAGGGCCATATGAGTACCTCGAAAAAATTCGTCAGGCAAAAGCCCGTACTTCATTGCCCATTATTGGTAGCCTCAATGGTGTGACCAACGAAGGATGGATTGAGTATGCCAAGCTGATTGAAGAAGCCGGTGCTGATGCATTGGAGGTAAACATCTTTTTCATTCCCGCGGATATTCATACCAACGCTGCTCAGGTAGAACAACGCTATGTAGATATTGTAAAAGCCATTCGCCGTTCAGTACGTATTCCTGTTTCTGTGAAACTGAGTCCGTACTTTAGTGCTATTGGCAATATGGCTCGTCGCTTGTACGAAGAAGGTGCCAACGGTCTCGTATTGTTCAACCGTTTTTACCAACCCGATTTTGATATTCAGCAGTTGAAAGTATTGCCGAACCTGCAATACAGTGAAGCCACTGAAATACGTTTGCCGCTGTTGTGGCTGGCAATCTTGCATGGTCGTGTGCCGGTATCGCTGGCGGCTACCAGTGGTGTCAATAGCGAAATTGAAGTGATTAAATATTTGCTGGCCGGTGCCGATGTTGCTATGACGGCTTCTACTTTGTACCGCAACGGTATTGATTACATCACGGTGATGAACCATGGCATTCGCAACTGGATGAAGGCAAAAGGTTTTGAAAGCATCCAGGCTTTCAAAGGCGTTATGAGTCAGCAAAACATTTCTGACCCCACTGCTTACGAAAGAGCCAACTACATCAAAATTTTGGAAAGCAAGCGATAA